A single region of the Changchengzhania lutea genome encodes:
- a CDS encoding PIG-L family deacetylase, whose protein sequence is MQKFTFSIVLLFFITAISQAQQPTKPSASEIYESIQKLNFLGSVLYVAAHPDDENTRLISYMSNQMHARTAYLSLTRGDGGQNLIGSEIRELLGVIRTQELLAARRIDGGEQRFTRANDFGYSKHPDETLSIWNKDAVLSDVVLAIRQFKPDIIINRFDHRTSGSTHGHHTSSAMLSVEAFDLANDAAAFPDLLKIADVWQPKRLFFNTSWWFYGSQENFEKADKSNMLNFDIGAYYPLKGLSNNEVASIASSQHLSQGFGRLSQRGSQNEYIEFLKGASFDGGKDIFEGIDTSWNRVNGGEAIGEILYDIQENFNFTQPSNHIPNLLDAYKLLQNIDHAHWRIQKTKELKSIIEMCAGLYLEASAEAHLATPGDQVNVNIEILNRSQSPIILESIKTTEGLTISKKIELTDNTKFAFEEVINISNNQSPTTPYWLTEKGSLGMYKVNDLALIGLPETPRMLTVDFNLLINKVPITITKPIINRFSKPEKGELYRPFEIIPEASARITEKVIIFENSSQRDISVIVTAGRDNLEGDVEVSHPKDWHIYPAKQKVSITHKGEAQTLIFTVIPPKTDSEGHISPVVNVNGKTYTNELITINYEHIPTQTVLLPSESKIVRLNIQKRGENIGYIQGAGDVVPESLRQIGYNVRILNPEDITPENLSRLDAVVIGIRAYNTVDELKYKQDLLFDFVKQGGNMVVQYNTSFRLKVDALAPFNLTLSRDRVTDENADVRFLNPEHPILNYPNKITQKDFEGWTQERGLYFPNEWAENFVAILSMNDKNETPKDGSLLVAKYGKGHYIYTGLSFFREFPEGISGAYRLFANMLSIGKEKIKLEAKLND, encoded by the coding sequence ATGCAAAAATTTACTTTTTCTATAGTATTACTATTCTTTATAACTGCTATTTCACAGGCACAACAACCTACAAAACCTTCCGCATCAGAAATCTACGAATCCATACAGAAGCTTAATTTTTTAGGCTCGGTATTATATGTAGCTGCACATCCCGATGATGAAAACACTCGACTTATTTCGTACATGTCGAACCAAATGCATGCGCGTACGGCTTATCTATCATTAACTCGTGGTGATGGCGGACAAAACCTGATCGGCTCAGAAATTAGAGAATTATTGGGTGTAATAAGAACGCAAGAATTATTGGCAGCTAGACGAATTGATGGCGGTGAACAACGTTTTACAAGAGCCAATGATTTTGGTTATTCAAAACATCCAGATGAGACCTTATCCATTTGGAATAAAGATGCCGTTTTAAGTGATGTGGTCTTAGCCATTAGGCAGTTTAAACCAGACATAATTATTAACCGTTTTGATCATAGAACGTCCGGAAGTACGCATGGCCACCATACAAGTTCTGCTATGTTAAGTGTAGAAGCTTTTGATTTAGCTAATGACGCCGCTGCATTTCCGGATTTGCTTAAAATTGCTGATGTTTGGCAGCCAAAACGCCTATTTTTCAACACCAGTTGGTGGTTTTATGGAAGTCAAGAAAACTTTGAAAAAGCCGACAAAAGTAATATGCTTAACTTCGATATTGGCGCCTATTACCCTTTAAAAGGTTTGTCTAATAATGAAGTCGCTTCTATAGCAAGTAGCCAACATTTATCTCAAGGATTTGGGCGTTTATCTCAACGTGGTTCTCAAAACGAATACATTGAGTTTTTAAAGGGTGCTTCTTTTGATGGTGGTAAAGACATTTTTGAGGGCATCGACACCTCATGGAACCGGGTTAATGGTGGAGAAGCTATTGGTGAGATTTTATATGATATTCAGGAAAATTTCAACTTCACTCAGCCGTCGAATCATATTCCTAACCTCCTTGATGCTTATAAATTACTGCAAAATATAGACCATGCGCATTGGAGAATTCAAAAAACTAAAGAGTTAAAAAGTATTATAGAAATGTGTGCTGGTTTATACTTGGAAGCTTCCGCGGAAGCCCATCTTGCAACTCCCGGTGATCAGGTAAATGTAAATATTGAAATTTTAAATAGAAGCCAATCACCAATCATTTTGGAAAGTATTAAAACGACTGAGGGTTTAACTATTTCTAAGAAAATTGAACTTACAGATAATACAAAATTCGCTTTTGAGGAGGTCATTAATATTTCTAATAATCAAAGTCCAACCACGCCGTATTGGCTCACTGAAAAAGGATCTTTGGGCATGTACAAAGTGAATGATCTTGCGTTAATTGGTTTGCCCGAAACACCAAGAATGCTAACCGTAGATTTTAATTTACTAATCAATAAGGTGCCAATTACGATTACAAAACCCATTATCAATCGGTTTTCAAAACCAGAGAAAGGTGAATTATATCGTCCGTTTGAAATCATTCCAGAAGCATCCGCTAGAATCACGGAAAAAGTCATCATTTTCGAAAATTCAAGTCAACGGGATATTAGTGTGATTGTTACGGCAGGACGAGACAATCTAGAGGGTGATGTGGAAGTTAGTCATCCCAAGGACTGGCATATCTATCCTGCTAAACAAAAAGTATCCATAACCCATAAAGGTGAAGCGCAGACTTTAATATTTACTGTAATTCCACCGAAAACGGATAGCGAAGGCCATATTAGCCCCGTTGTAAATGTGAATGGAAAAACATACACCAATGAACTTATCACGATTAATTACGAACATATTCCAACTCAAACTGTTTTGCTACCCAGCGAAAGCAAAATAGTCCGTTTGAATATTCAAAAACGGGGTGAAAATATTGGCTATATCCAAGGTGCTGGTGATGTGGTCCCTGAAAGCCTGAGACAAATTGGTTATAACGTGCGGATTCTAAATCCAGAGGACATAACTCCGGAAAATTTGAGTCGATTGGATGCCGTTGTCATTGGTATTAGAGCTTACAACACGGTAGATGAGTTAAAATATAAACAGGATTTACTTTTCGATTTTGTAAAACAAGGCGGTAATATGGTTGTGCAATACAATACCAGTTTCCGATTAAAAGTTGATGCCTTAGCGCCCTTCAATTTAACCTTATCAAGGGATCGCGTTACTGACGAAAATGCTGATGTACGCTTTTTAAACCCAGAACACCCTATTCTTAATTACCCAAATAAAATTACACAAAAAGATTTTGAAGGTTGGACCCAAGAACGCGGTTTGTATTTTCCAAATGAATGGGCGGAAAACTTTGTAGCGATATTATCTATGAACGATAAAAACGAGACGCCAAAGGATGGCAGTTTATTAGTAGCTAAATATGGTAAAGGACATTATATATATACCGGATTAAGTTTCTTTAGAGAATTCCCCGAAGGGATTTCAGGTGCCTATAGATTGTTTGCCAACATGCTCTCTATTGGAAAAGAGAAAATAAAACTAGAAGCTAAATTGAATGACTGA
- a CDS encoding sodium:solute symporter, translated as MQALEWIDWTVLIITLLTIVGYGTYQTRGSQNVKDYLKGGNTSKWWTIGLSVMATQASAITFLSTPGQAFNDGMGFVQFYFGLPIAMIVICMVFIPLYHRLKVYTAYEFLENRFDLKTRTLTAILFLIQRGLAAGITIFAPAIILSVVLGWDLLSLNIIIGILVIIYTVSGGTRAVNVTQKHQMVVIFIGMLVAFFIIVSKLPPDITFRKALDIAGASGKMEVLDFSFDLNNRYTFWSGIIGGTFLMLSYFGTDQSQVQRYLSGKSVKEMQLGLIFNGLLKVPMQFFILLVGVMVFVFYQFNEAPINFNPTATELVQNSEYAEDFKVLQKEQQQIFNDKQTLIQSYLNTETKNGAAYIALANEASDDLRTEAKLLIDKAADNQNIKIESNDKDYVFIHFILNNLPRGLIGLLLAVILSAAMSSTSSELNALGSTTTIDLYKRNTSEKTETEMVKASKWFTLAWGIIAIGVACVANLAENLIQLVNIIGSIFYGNVLGIFLLAFFFKFVKGNAVFIAALITQAVVIGLFLLNEYEYINLPFLWLNFVGCVIVISIACILQVFNRKENEYRA; from the coding sequence ATGCAAGCTCTAGAATGGATTGATTGGACTGTTTTAATCATCACACTACTTACCATAGTTGGCTATGGGACGTACCAAACACGTGGCAGTCAAAATGTCAAGGATTATTTAAAAGGCGGTAACACCTCAAAATGGTGGACCATTGGATTATCTGTAATGGCAACCCAAGCCAGTGCTATTACTTTTCTCTCCACGCCAGGGCAAGCCTTTAATGACGGTATGGGCTTTGTGCAATTTTATTTTGGCTTACCGATAGCCATGATAGTGATCTGTATGGTGTTTATCCCGCTTTATCACCGGCTTAAAGTATACACGGCTTATGAGTTTTTAGAAAATAGATTCGATTTAAAAACCAGAACCTTAACCGCAATACTATTCTTAATACAACGGGGTTTAGCGGCGGGAATCACCATTTTTGCACCTGCTATTATTCTATCGGTTGTATTAGGTTGGGATTTGCTTTCGCTTAATATTATCATTGGAATCCTCGTGATAATATATACGGTCTCTGGTGGTACTCGTGCAGTGAATGTCACGCAAAAGCACCAAATGGTGGTGATTTTTATTGGAATGCTCGTTGCATTTTTTATAATTGTAAGCAAACTACCTCCAGACATCACATTCAGAAAAGCCTTAGATATTGCTGGTGCGAGTGGCAAAATGGAAGTGCTAGATTTTTCTTTCGATTTAAATAACAGGTATACCTTTTGGAGTGGCATTATTGGTGGCACCTTCTTAATGTTGTCATATTTTGGTACAGACCAAAGCCAAGTGCAACGTTACCTCTCTGGTAAATCTGTTAAGGAAATGCAATTAGGATTGATTTTTAATGGCCTACTAAAAGTACCCATGCAATTCTTCATACTGCTGGTCGGCGTCATGGTATTCGTTTTTTACCAATTTAATGAAGCGCCCATTAATTTTAATCCAACAGCGACTGAACTCGTCCAGAATTCTGAATATGCCGAAGATTTTAAAGTCCTTCAAAAAGAACAACAGCAAATTTTTAATGATAAACAAACCTTAATACAGTCGTACTTAAATACTGAAACTAAAAATGGAGCCGCATATATTGCATTAGCAAATGAAGCGAGTGATGACCTAAGAACCGAAGCGAAACTGTTGATTGATAAAGCAGCCGATAATCAGAACATAAAGATTGAAAGTAATGATAAAGATTATGTCTTTATCCACTTTATTCTAAACAACCTGCCCCGTGGTTTAATTGGCTTACTTCTAGCCGTAATTCTAAGCGCTGCTATGTCGAGTACCTCTAGCGAACTAAACGCTTTAGGCTCTACCACCACGATAGATTTATACAAAAGAAATACGAGCGAGAAAACAGAAACAGAAATGGTGAAGGCTTCAAAATGGTTCACCTTGGCTTGGGGTATTATAGCTATAGGCGTTGCCTGTGTTGCTAATCTTGCGGAGAACCTAATTCAACTCGTGAATATTATTGGTTCTATCTTTTACGGTAATGTATTGGGAATTTTCCTTTTGGCATTTTTCTTCAAGTTTGTAAAAGGCAATGCGGTATTTATAGCTGCACTTATTACTCAGGCAGTTGTCATTGGCCTGTTTTTATTAAATGAATATGAATACATCAACCTGCCTTTTTTATGGTTGAATTTTGTAGGTTGCGTCATAGTTATTAGCATTGCATGTATTTTGCAAGTATTTAACCGAAAAGAAAATGAGTACAGAGCCTAA
- a CDS encoding Gfo/Idh/MocA family protein, producing the protein MSTEPKTIKWGIIGLGNIAHKFAEDLLTVKDAELYAVASRSQEKADVFATKFGAKKAYSSYELLAEDSDLDAVYIATPHVLHKDNTLLCLDHGIAVLCEKPFAMNAEEVSQMIQKAKDKNVLLMEGLWSYFLPHYQFVLKELKDKRFGNIERLEADFGFYRAFDDSSRLFKKSLGGGSLLDIGIYPIFAALSTLGMPSKISAVSTKFHNGADSSCDMTFKHLRGGKSYLKSTLLEDTPTEAVFYCERGIIKINGQFHAPSSVTLIENSIEKNVAFEYTTHGYNYEIEHFNALLQQDKNESDIMSFKFSNMLIGVLDTVRNLIDLEYEVE; encoded by the coding sequence ATGAGTACAGAGCCTAAAACAATTAAATGGGGCATAATCGGTCTTGGAAATATTGCCCACAAATTCGCAGAAGATTTACTAACCGTCAAAGATGCAGAGTTATACGCCGTTGCTTCCAGATCACAGGAAAAAGCGGATGTTTTCGCCACTAAATTTGGTGCTAAAAAAGCGTATAGCAGTTATGAGCTCCTAGCAGAAGATAGCGACCTAGACGCGGTTTATATTGCAACACCACATGTGCTTCATAAGGACAACACCTTATTGTGTTTAGACCATGGCATTGCCGTATTATGTGAAAAACCTTTTGCTATGAATGCAGAGGAAGTATCGCAAATGATCCAAAAAGCAAAAGACAAAAACGTACTATTGATGGAAGGACTGTGGTCGTATTTTCTTCCACATTACCAATTTGTGTTAAAAGAATTAAAGGATAAAAGGTTTGGTAACATTGAAAGACTGGAAGCAGATTTTGGGTTTTATCGTGCTTTTGATGATTCCTCACGTTTATTCAAAAAATCATTAGGAGGTGGTAGTTTATTAGACATCGGTATCTACCCTATCTTTGCTGCACTTTCTACATTGGGAATGCCTTCAAAAATAAGCGCCGTGTCTACCAAATTTCATAACGGTGCTGATTCATCCTGTGATATGACGTTTAAACATCTTCGTGGGGGAAAATCGTATTTAAAAAGTACCCTGTTGGAAGACACCCCGACCGAAGCCGTTTTTTACTGTGAAAGAGGTATTATTAAAATCAATGGTCAATTTCATGCCCCATCTTCAGTAACCTTAATTGAAAATAGCATTGAAAAAAATGTTGCATTTGAATATACTACCCATGGTTACAATTATGAAATAGAACATTTTAATGCACTTTTACAACAGGATAAAAACGAAAGTGATATCATGTCGTTTAAATTCAGTAACATGCTTATTGGTGTTTTGGACACGGTACGAAACCTAATAGATTTAGAATATGAAGTTGAGTAG
- a CDS encoding DUF2911 domain-containing protein — protein sequence MKKLLLVLMTFTLVYSVNAQIETPQPSPAAKLEQKVGLTDVVLEYSRPNMRGRTIFGDLVPHDKMWRTGANKNTMITFSNDVEIAGNTLKAGPYAIFTKPMKESWDVYFYSDTENWGTPRKWDDAKVAAKTNVPVYTMPMKIESFTMTFDDVSSTGATLGMLWENSYVGVEFKVPTDKAVTAAIDKVMNGPSAADYYTAAVYYSSEGKDINKAKMWMDKAMSMTEKPAFWQLRQQSLIYAKAGDKKGAIAAAKKSLAGAEEAGNADYVKMNKESLKEWGSM from the coding sequence ATGAAAAAATTACTTTTAGTATTGATGACATTTACATTGGTTTACTCTGTGAATGCTCAAATTGAAACACCCCAGCCTAGTCCTGCTGCTAAATTGGAACAAAAAGTAGGTTTAACAGATGTGGTTTTAGAATATTCAAGACCTAATATGCGCGGTCGTACCATTTTTGGCGATTTAGTACCTCACGACAAAATGTGGCGTACAGGCGCAAATAAGAATACCATGATTACCTTTAGTAATGATGTAGAAATTGCAGGCAATACGCTAAAAGCGGGTCCATATGCTATATTCACTAAGCCGATGAAAGAATCTTGGGATGTATATTTCTATTCAGATACTGAAAATTGGGGAACACCAAGAAAGTGGGATGATGCCAAAGTTGCAGCTAAAACCAATGTGCCAGTTTACACAATGCCTATGAAAATTGAGTCATTCACCATGACTTTTGATGATGTATCAAGTACGGGAGCAACCTTAGGTATGCTTTGGGAAAACAGTTACGTAGGTGTTGAGTTTAAAGTACCTACTGATAAAGCAGTTACTGCAGCCATTGATAAAGTGATGAATGGGCCATCTGCTGCAGATTATTACACTGCCGCTGTGTATTATTCCTCTGAAGGGAAAGATATTAATAAAGCTAAGATGTGGATGGACAAGGCCATGTCGATGACAGAGAAGCCAGCGTTTTGGCAATTGAGACAACAATCTTTAATTTATGCAAAAGCAGGAGATAAAAAAGGAGCTATAGCAGCCGCAAAGAAATCTTTAGCTGGTGCAGAAGAAGCTGGAAATGCGGATTACGTTAAAATGAACAAAGAGTCTTTAAAAGAATGGGGATCAATGTAA
- a CDS encoding TetR family transcriptional regulator C-terminal domain-containing protein → MAKKKNISATDIITMYMDYVLEHDDNPKSVFIFAKHNNFEESKFYEYFASFEAVEKTVFKAFFDNTLSVLQANEPYLKFDARNQLLSFYFTFFENLTANRSYVVYALNKHKNSLKGLRVLSDLKHSFTNYIAHLDIEMLDIKQDKVERLQQKTLQESAWFQLLITMKFWLDDTSPSFEKTDIFIEKSVNTSFDVLNIVPLKSVIDFGKFIFKEKVNMR, encoded by the coding sequence ATGGCAAAAAAGAAAAATATATCAGCTACAGACATAATTACAATGTATATGGATTATGTTTTGGAACATGATGACAATCCGAAATCAGTTTTTATTTTCGCTAAGCATAACAATTTTGAAGAATCTAAGTTTTATGAATATTTCGCTTCGTTTGAAGCTGTTGAGAAAACAGTTTTCAAAGCGTTCTTTGACAATACGCTCTCAGTGCTTCAGGCCAACGAACCCTATCTAAAGTTTGATGCCAGAAATCAATTGCTAAGCTTTTATTTTACATTTTTTGAAAACTTAACCGCCAATAGAAGCTACGTCGTGTATGCACTCAATAAACACAAAAACAGCTTAAAGGGCTTACGTGTACTTTCAGATTTAAAACATAGCTTCACAAATTATATCGCGCATTTAGATATCGAGATGCTCGATATTAAACAAGATAAGGTAGAGCGACTTCAACAGAAAACCTTGCAAGAATCGGCTTGGTTTCAATTGTTGATTACCATGAAATTTTGGCTAGACGACACTTCACCTTCATTTGAAAAGACCGACATATTTATTGAAAAATCGGTAAACACCAGTTTTGATGTACTAAACATTGTACCACTAAAAAGTGTGATAGATTTTGGCAAATTTATTTTTAAAGAAAAAGTAAATATGCGCTAA
- a CDS encoding ABC1 kinase family protein — protein sequence MRTIDKIPISKIQRASKLVSTGAKVGVNYLKYYGDKIVNPDAEAKERLNQNNASDIYDGLKQLKGSALKVAQMLSMEKSILPQAYVEKFSLAQFSVPPLSPPLVLKTFKKYFGKSPNDIYDTFNATSVNAASIGQVHMAELNGNKLAVKIQYPGVAQSIASDLAMVKPIAMSMFIIKGKDSDKYFKEVENKLVEETNYILEIKQSKDIAAACAHVPNLLFPKYYEELSSERIITMDYMEGEHLSEFTAINSDQEKSDQLGQALWDFYMFQIHKLRKVHADPHPGNFLVTDKAKLVALDFGCMKQIPDEFYVPYFELAKPENINNEAYFVKKLYELEILRADDTKQELEFFTGMFYEMLSLFTKPFHQEAFDFSDAKFFGDIAELGERYSKSTDLKKMNGNRGSKHFIYINRTFFGLYNLMFDLKAKDIKINNYMTL from the coding sequence ATGAGAACCATAGACAAAATACCCATTTCTAAAATACAACGCGCTTCAAAACTAGTCAGTACAGGCGCAAAAGTTGGCGTTAATTATCTTAAATACTACGGCGATAAAATAGTAAATCCAGATGCGGAAGCCAAAGAGCGACTCAACCAAAATAATGCATCCGATATTTATGATGGCTTAAAACAATTAAAAGGCAGTGCCCTTAAAGTCGCTCAAATGCTAAGTATGGAGAAAAGCATTTTGCCTCAGGCGTATGTTGAAAAATTTTCTTTAGCACAATTTTCGGTACCGCCATTATCACCTCCATTGGTTCTAAAAACATTTAAAAAATACTTTGGTAAATCGCCGAATGATATTTATGATACTTTTAATGCAACTTCTGTAAATGCTGCCAGCATTGGTCAAGTCCATATGGCAGAATTAAATGGGAATAAACTTGCTGTGAAAATCCAATATCCAGGAGTTGCACAAAGTATCGCATCAGATTTAGCTATGGTTAAGCCCATAGCCATGAGCATGTTCATTATTAAAGGCAAGGACTCTGATAAATATTTTAAGGAAGTTGAAAATAAACTGGTTGAAGAAACCAACTATATTTTGGAAATTAAACAAAGCAAGGACATAGCCGCTGCTTGTGCGCATGTTCCCAATTTATTATTCCCTAAGTATTATGAGGAATTATCTTCAGAACGTATCATCACCATGGATTATATGGAAGGGGAGCATCTTTCAGAATTTACGGCCATTAATTCAGATCAAGAAAAATCGGATCAACTCGGTCAGGCACTTTGGGATTTCTATATGTTCCAAATTCATAAACTTAGAAAAGTGCATGCCGATCCACACCCTGGAAACTTTCTTGTAACCGATAAAGCGAAATTAGTCGCTTTAGATTTTGGATGTATGAAGCAAATCCCTGACGAATTCTATGTGCCCTATTTTGAACTTGCCAAGCCTGAAAATATTAATAACGAGGCTTATTTTGTTAAGAAATTATATGAATTGGAAATACTGAGGGCAGATGATACCAAACAAGAACTAGAATTTTTTACTGGTATGTTTTATGAGATGCTCAGCTTATTTACAAAGCCTTTTCATCAAGAAGCCTTTGATTTTTCAGATGCCAAGTTTTTTGGCGACATCGCAGAATTAGGAGAACGCTATTCAAAAAGTACCGATTTAAAAAAGATGAACGGTAATAGAGGTTCCAAACATTTTATCTATATTAACAGAACATTCTTTGGCTTGTATAATTTAATGTTCGATTTGAAAGCTAAAGACATTAAAATCAATAACTACATGACTTTATAA
- a CDS encoding flavin reductase family protein, protein MTYFNEDDIEKLHHLYRINLINSCSGYKSANLIGTKSQAGIENVAVFSSVTHIGSSPAMFGFFMRPTTVIRNTYENIKSTGIFTINHIHKKIIEDAHHTSAKYDATISEFDVTGLNSEYKNNFQAPFVKDAPVKLAMQFVEEYNITANNTILLIGKIIGLHINDNLIEKDGFVDLSKAEVASINGLDGYTVADNRVRLGYQRPK, encoded by the coding sequence ATGACTTATTTCAATGAAGATGATATTGAAAAATTACACCATTTATACAGAATCAATTTAATAAATAGTTGCTCGGGATATAAGTCTGCCAACTTAATTGGCACAAAATCCCAAGCGGGCATTGAAAACGTAGCTGTATTCAGTTCTGTTACTCATATTGGTTCAAGTCCAGCCATGTTTGGATTTTTTATGAGACCAACCACTGTTATTCGAAATACTTATGAAAACATAAAATCTACGGGTATCTTTACCATTAATCATATTCATAAAAAGATAATTGAAGATGCACACCATACCTCTGCCAAATATGATGCTACTATTTCTGAGTTTGATGTGACTGGATTGAATTCAGAATATAAAAACAACTTTCAAGCACCTTTTGTAAAAGATGCACCTGTTAAATTAGCCATGCAATTTGTGGAAGAATATAACATTACAGCTAATAATACCATTCTATTAATAGGTAAAATAATAGGATTGCACATTAATGATAACCTTATTGAAAAAGATGGTTTTGTAGACTTATCCAAAGCTGAAGTTGCTTCAATAAATGGGTTGGATGGCTATACCGTTGCCGACAATAGGGTTAGATTAGGATATCAAAGGCCTAAATAA
- a CDS encoding SDR family oxidoreductase → MKILVTGATGYIGKRLIPFLINEGHHVICCVRDVLRADKTYLEEDLIDIIEVDFLKPETLKNIPEDIDVGYYLIHSMSNSSKDFESLEERCAINFKSQLEKTKVKQVIYLSGITNEKELSKHLRSRKNVEDILSSKNYALTILKAGIIVGSGSSSFEIIRDLVEKLPFMIAPKWLNTKTQPLAVRDVLSFLSGAAGNHALYDKSYDVFGPEILTYKQMLLQFAEVRGLKRYILTVPVMTPKLSSYWLYFVTSTSYKLATSLVDSMGVQIIGKPSNINELLNVNPLSYKQAVALAFEKIEQNSIISSWKDSMVSSGRLRSHLHKYINVPTFGCFKDYKERPVKDSKKTLDKIWRIGGKTGWYYGTFLWKIRGYIDKLFGGIGLRRGRTSPTHLDVGDALDFWRVIFADKEQQKLLLYAEMRLPGEAWLEFKIEDGLLKQTATFRPRGLWGRLYWYSVLPFHGFIFTGMINKLVAV, encoded by the coding sequence ATGAAAATTCTTGTTACAGGAGCTACTGGCTATATTGGCAAAAGACTAATTCCCTTTTTGATTAATGAAGGGCATCATGTCATTTGCTGTGTTCGAGATGTACTTCGAGCGGATAAAACTTATTTAGAGGAAGACTTAATAGACATTATTGAAGTTGATTTTTTAAAACCAGAGACACTCAAAAATATTCCCGAAGATATCGACGTGGGATACTATTTAATTCACTCCATGTCGAACTCTTCTAAGGATTTTGAATCACTTGAAGAGCGGTGTGCGATTAATTTTAAATCTCAGTTAGAGAAAACAAAAGTAAAACAGGTCATTTATTTAAGCGGTATTACAAATGAGAAAGAACTCTCTAAACATTTACGTTCAAGAAAAAATGTCGAGGATATTTTATCTTCAAAAAATTATGCCCTCACGATTTTAAAGGCAGGCATTATTGTGGGCTCTGGAAGTTCGTCTTTCGAAATCATTAGAGATTTAGTTGAGAAACTCCCCTTCATGATTGCTCCTAAATGGCTCAATACCAAAACTCAACCACTAGCGGTTAGGGATGTTTTATCTTTTTTATCTGGTGCTGCGGGCAATCATGCACTTTACGATAAATCATATGACGTTTTTGGTCCTGAAATACTCACATATAAACAAATGCTACTCCAGTTTGCGGAAGTAAGAGGTTTAAAGCGCTATATTTTAACGGTTCCTGTTATGACTCCAAAATTGTCTTCGTATTGGCTGTATTTTGTCACTTCAACATCTTACAAGTTGGCAACCTCACTGGTAGATAGTATGGGGGTTCAAATTATTGGAAAACCGAGCAATATAAACGAATTGCTTAATGTAAACCCATTAAGTTACAAACAAGCTGTGGCTTTAGCTTTTGAAAAGATAGAGCAAAATAGTATTATTTCCAGTTGGAAGGATTCCATGGTTAGTAGCGGCCGATTAAGAAGTCATTTGCACAAATATATCAACGTTCCAACATTTGGCTGTTTTAAGGACTATAAAGAGCGGCCCGTCAAAGATTCTAAAAAAACCCTTGATAAAATTTGGCGTATTGGTGGTAAAACAGGTTGGTATTACGGTACATTTCTCTGGAAAATTAGAGGTTATATCGATAAACTCTTTGGTGGTATTGGTTTACGGAGAGGTCGCACGAGTCCGACACATCTTGATGTTGGTGATGCTTTGGATTTTTGGCGTGTCATTTTTGCAGATAAGGAACAACAAAAACTGCTTTTGTATGCCGAAATGCGACTTCCTGGAGAAGCTTGGTTAGAATTTAAAATTGAAGATGGTTTACTTAAACAAACAGCAACCTTTAGACCTCGGGGACTTTGGGGGCGGTTATATTGGTATAGTGTATTACCTTTTCACGGGTTTATTTTTACAGGGATGATTAATAAACTTGTTGCAGTTTAA
- a CDS encoding DUF5606 family protein — protein MSLDKILAISGKPGLYKLVAQTRGGFVAESLLDNKRLSVSVQQNVSVLSEIAIYTLTEEVPLRDVFAKIKEKENGEPTSVKPKDSKDKLEEYFFDVLPEYDEDRVYASDIKKVVQWYNLLQKHDLLNNLEEKKDKEGKDEEE, from the coding sequence ATGAGTTTAGATAAAATATTAGCCATTTCAGGTAAACCAGGATTATACAAATTAGTGGCTCAAACTAGAGGCGGTTTTGTCGCGGAATCTTTATTGGATAACAAACGTTTGTCGGTTAGTGTACAGCAAAACGTGAGTGTTTTAAGTGAAATTGCTATTTATACTTTAACTGAAGAAGTGCCTCTAAGAGATGTTTTTGCTAAGATTAAAGAAAAAGAGAACGGCGAACCTACTAGCGTTAAACCAAAAGACAGTAAAGATAAACTAGAAGAATACTTTTTTGATGTGCTCCCGGAATATGATGAAGATCGTGTTTATGCCAGCGATATTAAAAAAGTAGTACAATGGTATAATCTTTTGCAAAAGCATGATTTGCTAAATAATCTGGAAGAGAAGAAAGATAAAGAAGGTAAAGACGAAGAGGAATAA